AGGGCCAGGATGGTCAGCGCCTGGATGGAGAAGGCGATGAACATGGTGTTCTCGCGGCCGATGTGGTCGGAGACCCAACCCCAGAAGGGCCGCGTGATCCCGTTCAGGATCCGGTCCAGCTGGACCGCCAGGACCAGGGCGGTCATGCCGAAGGCGACGACCACCTTGTCGACGTGGTAGTACTTGGCGATGGGGTTGATCTGCGCCGTCACCACGAGCCCGCTGAAGGCCATCAGGGTCATCATGAAGTAGAGCACCCAGAAGGACCTCTGGCGGAACATCTGAGCGGGCGTCAGGTCCACCTTGGAAGTCGTGACCCGCTGGCTGTGCGCCGCCTCGCGCTGGCTCCAGCCCTCGGGAACCCAGCCCTTGGGCGGCTGGACCATGAAGTAGCCCGCCACCATGGTGGCCAGGCCCTGGATGATGCCCCAGACGATGAACGCGTGCTGGTAGCCGCTGGAGGCGATCATGGAGGCGATGGGGGCGACCGTGATGGCGGTGCCGATGCCGTAGCCGCCCGCCGTGATGCCGGCGGCCAGCCCGCGGCGGTCCGGGAACCACTTGAGCGCGTTGCCCATGGCGGTGGCGTAGACCGTGCCGGCACCCACGCCGCCCAGCGCATACCAGAAGTACAGGCCCCAGAGGCTGTGCGTCAGGCCGGAGCCGATCCAGCTGATGCCGCTCAGGAAGCCTCCGATCAACATCAGCGTACGGATCCCGAAGCGGTCGGCGAGATAGCCTTCGGCGGGATCCAGCCAGGTCTCCGCCAGGACGAAGAGCGAGAAGGCCACCTGCACGGCGGCCAGCGACGCGTTCAGGCTGGACTGGAGCGGCGTGGTGAAGAGGGTCCAGGCATACTGCAGGTTGGCGATCGCCATCATGGCGATGACGCCGGCCACCAGTTGCCACCAGCGATTGACGATGCGAACCCCGGCGGCCGGCACGGCCGCCTGCTGCGACGACATGGCAGCTCCCTCCCCCGTGGCCGCACCGCGGTTCCGCCCCTCGCCGGTGCGGCTCAACCCGTCGATTCGGATCTTCCGTCCACCGTAGGTACGGGCGGCCCCGAGGCGCCACCTCGAGGACCGGTATGCCGCATACCGTCCGCCTAAGGGCAAGGTAGCGGCCCTTTTCGTCGTTGTCAACGGCCGGTTTCGGGTTATACGGAGTGAAAACCGCTCTACCTCTTGCCCGATCGGTGAATTCCGACGTAACAAGTACGAATTCCGGAAAGGAGGCCGGTGTGCGCTTCTCCCGCGGGTTGTCCGGCGGTCCGCAGCGGCCGGGCCAAGTTCTCCGTTTCACTTTTTCTGCAGATGGCATACGGTCCACCCCTTGGAAGAGCGCCTCGGCGGAACTACACTAATGGCGTGGGCGTCGCTGCGAACGGCGTGGCGTCCTCGCCGGGATCGGCTCAAAAACCACCGGGATCGGTCAAAAAACCGCACTCAGTCTTCCGGGGGTGAGGGACGGTGGTTGCCGCTGAGCTGATCGCGGTGCTCGGTCTCGCGCTGTTCGCCGCGATGGGCTATGTCCAGGCGCGCTCGGAGAGCAGGCGCCTGGCGGCCCGCGAGGCAGGCCGGCCAGCCTTGCGCGTGGTCAACGGACGTCGGGTCGCCTGAGGCCACCGGCGGCCCCGCGGCCGCCGCGAGAAGGCGACGACGGCAAGCCGGTCCTTCGGGGCCGGCTTCTTTACCACCATACGGAGCCGCGCCCACCGGCATTCGCCGCCCGCGGCGGGCGGCGGAGGAGGGAAGTCGGGTGAACCTCCCGCGCCTGGAGGCGGAACACTTCCCGGTGGTCGTCGACGAGGTCTCCAAGGCCATCCGCTCCGCCATCCTCGACGGCCGCCTCGGAAGGGGAACCCATCTCGTCGAACGCGAGCTGGCCGACCAACTGGGGGTCAGCCGCACGCCCGTCCGCGAGGCGCTCCGCCGCCTGGAACGCGAGGGCCTGCTCGTCTACGAGCCGCGCCGCGGCATGGTGGTCAGCGGCTTCGACGAGCAGTCGGTCCGGGACCTCTACCTGATGCGGGAGCTCCTCGAGGGGCTGGCCGCGCGGCTCGCCGCCGAGCGCCACCAGCCGGGCGAGATGGAGGAGCTGGAACGCCGTCTGCGCGAGGCGGAAGCGGCCGTCGAGCGCGACGACGTCGACGCCGCGGCGGCCGAGAACGTGGCGCTCACCCTCCAGATCTACCGCATGGCCCACAGTCCGCGCCTGGAGCAGACGCTGGCCGCCCTGCGCGACTACATCGAGAGCTTCACGCGC
The DNA window shown above is from Bacillota bacterium and carries:
- the oxlT gene encoding oxalate/formate MFS antiporter, producing MSSQQAAVPAAGVRIVNRWWQLVAGVIAMMAIANLQYAWTLFTTPLQSSLNASLAAVQVAFSLFVLAETWLDPAEGYLADRFGIRTLMLIGGFLSGISWIGSGLTHSLWGLYFWYALGGVGAGTVYATAMGNALKWFPDRRGLAAGITAGGYGIGTAITVAPIASMIASSGYQHAFIVWGIIQGLATMVAGYFMVQPPKGWVPEGWSQREAAHSQRVTTSKVDLTPAQMFRQRSFWVLYFMMTLMAFSGLVVTAQINPIAKYYHVDKVVVAFGMTALVLAVQLDRILNGITRPFWGWVSDHIGRENTMFIAFSIQALTILALMQLIHHPVWFIVLSGLAFFSWGEIFSLFPAAVGDLYGRTWATTNYGFLYTAKGVASIFSGPVAALAAADTGGWLPVFWAMVIASALDAVLALVWLRPLARRTAEEARRLADATAPVAGQAVSH
- a CDS encoding GntR family transcriptional regulator; the protein is MNLPRLEAEHFPVVVDEVSKAIRSAILDGRLGRGTHLVERELADQLGVSRTPVREALRRLEREGLLVYEPRRGMVVSGFDEQSVRDLYLMRELLEGLAARLAAERHQPGEMEELERRLREAEAAVERDDVDAAAAENVALTLQIYRMAHSPRLEQTLAALRDYIESFTRAGYRDDCRLRQAHREHTAIVAAIRAGDGALAEELTRLHVRRSLGSWEHLKPAQAAAGQPTEPLSTPSR